In the genome of Dunckerocampus dactyliophorus isolate RoL2022-P2 chromosome 6, RoL_Ddac_1.1, whole genome shotgun sequence, one region contains:
- the LOC129182381 gene encoding putative methyltransferase NSUN7 gives MPAAMRSTRILISQQFMEDQETFTSLILPPAIHIPDAPPPSDLAYLQAAAIFQYLRTDKPLKHQLMHYGKKTDKLSLPESGDKTTTQRALQLAFSTLKYQDLLEEMMTDSRFLTSEHIPSDLLPLAMVMLCNFQERKFLPCQRLAKEGEKPQREVRDLENKLHNCKTKLAASLARSRVKHGLQSVSRILSEPVRSKQHRARLLPLYAWVNTLRSSVEEVCKELELSGVSEVDNIADVSECTFSRDPLCRDTLIFSRKLHAQLKHSRLTATHKLIIQDRSLCVSVSALCPLLFEKADVLVAGSFSALTVAHVAIMAAACSGSVLVCGADHTSSQLEDMHELLKEMDIKNVRVLSGAFFSLGERDATIERLKVIMVLPQCSTSGLSDPVDTIHCENGDWDLLQDLSRGTVSQSSLHKLTTQQARLLAYALTFPQVETVLYCTRSVYKEENEQLVNRVLEKTHAPSKLLPFRLKGPIFPDDTTKASIFFRLESSQVTNGCFVARLSRQADPTKVETVQEVLARAAAKGLLDGLFPEQPKEKKGKSKKNPEGDSEQGKDQSEEEVKGEGEEEKGGQRKRKKRRKRKIKQSKTVPKHHSTSHKKKTHYRKRTVKNKARKIPRLTLTLISSTKPFTNVFSAAGKTESPTASAKKQPSPAIRPATKTPTTASKPGGPVRSYMEVMAAMEALQSEDVLISPQACSSLSSDSGMSLKQTSTTTSPHHAQSK, from the exons ATGCCTGCAGCAATGAGAAGTACAAGAATATTAATCTCACAGCAGTTTATGGAGGACCAGGAGACCTTCACCTCTCTAATTCTTCCCCCTG CCATCCATATCCCTGACGCCCCGCCTCCATCAGACCTAGCCTACCTGCAAGCAGCGGCCATCTTTCAATATCTACGTACGGACAAACCACTCAAACATCAGTtgatgcattatgggaagaagaCAGACAAGCTGTCGCTGCCGGAGAGCGGAGACAAGACGACCACGCAACGTGCCTTACAACTGGCCTTCAGCACTCTCAAAT ACCAAGATTTATTGGAGGAAATGATGACGGACAGCCGCTTCCTCACATCGGAGCATATT CCCAGTGACCTGCTGCCACTAGCGATGGTGATGCTGTGCAACTTCCAGGAGCGAAAGTTTTTGCCATGCCAGCGTTTAGCAAAGGAAGGAGAGAAGCCCCAACGGGAAGTGAGAGATCTGGAGAACAAGCTTCATAA ttgTAAGACCAAGCTCGCAGCCTCTCTTGCACGCAGCAGGGTAAAACACGGCCTGCAGAGTGTTTCCCGCATCCTATCAGAACCTGTGAGGAGCAAACAGCACAGAGCGAGACTACTGCCTCTCTATGCATGGGTCAACACTCTCAGGAGCAG CGTGGAGGAAGTGTGTAAGGAGTTAGAGCTCAGCGGGGTGTCCGAGGTGGACAACATTGCTGATGTCAGCGAATGCACATTCAGCAGAGACCCCCTCTGTCGCGACACGCTCATCTTCTCCCGAAAGCTTCATGCACAGCTGAAGCATAGCCGGCTCACTGCTACACACAAACTTATCATTCAG GACAGGAGCTTATGCGTGTCGGTGAGTGCCTTATGCCCCCTCTTATTCGAGAAAGCCGATGTCCTGGTGGCGGGCTCTTTCTCAGCCCTGACTGTGGCCCACGTGGCCATCATGGCGGCTGCCTGCTCAGGCAGCGTTCTGGTGTGTGGGGCTGATCACACTTCCTCACAGCTGGAGGACATGCACGAGCTCCTGAAGGAAATGGATATAAAAA ATGTGCGTGTCCTGTCTGGGGCCTTCTTCAGTCTGGGCGAGCGGGACGCCACCATTGAGCGTTTAAAGGTCATCATGGTGCTTCCTCAGTGCTCGACTTCTGGCCTCAGTGACCCAGTGGATACCATTCACTGTGAAAATGGAG ACTGGGATCTGCTTCAAGACTTGTCTCGTGGGACGGTGTCCCAGAGCAGCTTGCACAAACTGACAACACAGCAAGCACGGCTACTGGCCTATGCCTTAACCT TCCCACAGGTGGAGACTGTGCTCTACTGCACACGCTCGGTGTACAAGGAGGAGAATGAGCAGCTGGTGAATAGAGTGTTGGAAAAAACACACGCACCCTCCAAACTACTGCCATTCag GCTGAAGGGACCCATTTTCCCCGATGACACAACAAAAGCCTCTATTTTCTTCAGGCTAGAATCCTCGCAGGTCACCAACGGCTGCTTTGTGGCCCGCTTGTCTCGACAG GCAGATCCCACTAAGGTAGAAACAGTCCAGGAAGTGCTCGCAAGAGCGGCAGCCAAAGGCCTCCTGGATGGACTCTTCCCAGAACAACCGAAGGAGAAGAAAGGGAAAAGCAAGAAGAATCCTGAGGGTGATTCGGAACAGGGGAAGGATCAAAGTGAAGAAGAGGTCAAGGGGGAAGGGGAAGAAGAAAAGGGAGGACAACgcaagaggaagaaaagacGCAAACGCAAGATCAAGCAAAGCAAGACGGTCCCCAAGCATCATTCAACAAGTCATAAGAAGAAGACACATTACAGGAAGCGAACAGTCAAGAACAAAGCACGAAAGATCCCTCGCCTTACGCTCACACTCATATCGTCCACCAAACCCTTCACCAACGTGTTTTCAGCAGCAGGCAAGACGGAGAGTCCCACTGCCTCTGCTAAAAAACAGCCCTCCCCTGCCATCCGTCCTGCAACCAAAACACCGACAACTGCAAGCAAACCAGGCGGCCCAGTGAGGAGCTACATGGAGGTGATGGCCGCCATGGAAGCGTTACAATCTGAAGATGTGCTCATCTCACCTCAAGCTTGCAGCTCTCTGAGCAGTGACAGTGGGATGTCCCTCAAACAGACCTCA